A genomic region of Rheinheimera sp. MMS21-TC3 contains the following coding sequences:
- a CDS encoding YgjV family protein, whose translation MENLFFDIISWVGLVICIGAFFIKDVFRLRLATLIGCSMLFVYYSHIDILQGVISNLLVLLINAYYIMRFIKAKRAEKALQQTTLVNQTVTALPE comes from the coding sequence ATGGAAAATTTATTTTTTGATATTATTAGCTGGGTTGGCTTAGTTATCTGTATTGGAGCATTCTTTATTAAGGATGTATTCCGTTTACGCCTAGCAACACTTATTGGTTGTAGTATGTTATTTGTTTACTACAGTCACATTGACATTCTGCAAGGTGTAATTTCAAATTTATTAGTATTGTTAATCAATGCTTATTATATTATGCGATTTATAAAAGCTAAAAGAGCTGAAAAAGCACTGCAACAAACTACTCTAGTCAACCAAACTGTGACAGCACTACCTGAGTAA
- a CDS encoding glyoxylate/hydroxypyruvate reductase A has product MSIALIIPDRDLTDLQQRLQQALPQTKVEIWPNVTEVEQVSFALVWKPPVGSLSSLPNLNAIQCFGAGVDAIFLDKAVPSVPIARIIDDRLNQTMVNYLDAIVSHYRLRFDRFSQQQQQQVWKPKSPRKLANICILGLGELGTAAAKHFVSLGYKVSGWSRRAKNLSQISCYHGDAELAMAVAEADVVICLLPLTAQTENLLDAQAFAKFKNDSIFINVARGAIVDDQALIAALNSGKLQAACLDVFRQEPLPTDHPFWQHPAIFITPHISAVTNIESAIEQTVINYQRQQQGLAMLNLIDRTQGY; this is encoded by the coding sequence ATGAGCATAGCATTAATCATACCTGATCGGGACTTAACCGACCTGCAGCAGCGTTTACAACAGGCTTTACCGCAAACTAAAGTTGAAATTTGGCCTAATGTTACTGAGGTTGAGCAGGTAAGCTTTGCCTTAGTGTGGAAGCCCCCTGTTGGCAGCTTATCAAGCTTGCCTAATTTAAATGCTATTCAGTGTTTTGGCGCTGGTGTCGACGCTATCTTTTTAGATAAAGCTGTACCTTCTGTACCCATTGCCAGAATTATTGATGACAGGCTTAATCAAACTATGGTTAATTACTTAGATGCAATCGTTAGTCACTATAGGTTGCGTTTTGATAGGTTTAGCCAACAGCAACAACAGCAAGTATGGAAGCCCAAAAGCCCAAGAAAGTTAGCCAATATTTGTATTCTCGGCTTAGGCGAGTTAGGTACAGCTGCTGCTAAGCACTTTGTCAGCTTAGGTTATAAAGTTAGTGGCTGGTCTAGGCGAGCCAAAAATTTGAGCCAAATTAGTTGTTATCATGGTGATGCGGAGTTAGCTATGGCAGTGGCAGAAGCGGATGTTGTTATTTGTTTATTACCTTTAACTGCGCAAACCGAAAATTTACTAGATGCTCAGGCTTTTGCTAAATTCAAAAATGATAGTATTTTTATTAATGTAGCCAGAGGAGCTATCGTTGACGATCAAGCATTAATAGCGGCCCTTAATAGCGGTAAGTTACAAGCAGCCTGCTTAGATGTATTTCGTCAAGAGCCTTTACCTACTGACCACCCATTTTGGCAACACCCAGCTATTTTTATTACCCCACATATTTCTGCAGTGACTAATATAGAGTCAGCCATAGAGCAAACTGTTATAAATTATCAACGTCAACAGCAAGGTTTAGCCATGCTGAATCTTATTGATCGAACTCAAGGTTACTAA
- the tadA gene encoding tRNA adenosine(34) deaminase TadA, whose translation MNDETWMRHAIDLAAKAEAIGEVPVGAVLVKDNQLIAEGWNQMISTQDPSAHAEMQAIRAGAKKLNNYRLTDCTLYITLEPCSMCSGLMVHSRIKRVVFGTHDLKTGAAGSVLNIVQQVEFNHQLEVVSGVLAQQCSEQLSAFFRRRRAEIKAARQQTLVGE comes from the coding sequence ATGAATGATGAAACTTGGATGCGTCATGCTATAGACTTAGCCGCCAAGGCGGAAGCTATAGGTGAAGTACCCGTAGGTGCAGTTTTAGTTAAAGATAATCAGTTGATAGCCGAAGGATGGAATCAAATGATTAGTACTCAAGATCCCTCTGCCCATGCTGAAATGCAAGCAATACGTGCTGGTGCGAAAAAATTAAATAATTATCGACTAACTGATTGCACCCTCTATATTACCTTAGAGCCTTGCAGTATGTGTTCTGGGTTAATGGTGCATAGTCGGATTAAGCGTGTCGTCTTTGGTACTCATGACTTGAAGACGGGGGCTGCTGGCTCAGTATTAAATATTGTGCAGCAGGTTGAATTTAACCATCAGCTTGAAGTGGTCTCAGGTGTATTAGCACAGCAGTGTTCTGAACAATTATCTGCATTCTTTCGCCGACGAAGAGCAGAAATTAAAGCGGCGCGTCAGCAAACTCTTGTTGGCGAATAA
- the smrA gene encoding DNA endonuclease SmrA, with the protein MANNDSDLFLQEMLGVTPLTQDEVLQSSGEFTPTLAQQARRKAAEQEMEYDPNYLSMEYVDLVKPDEPFTYKKDGVQDGVYRNLRLGKYQIDATLNLLGKTLVEARSQLFNFITDCQQRGIRTLLIHHGMGRKSKPHPAILRSYVFKWLPEMPIVLACNTAQRHHGGYSATYVLLQKNQQQKLENRERHSKR; encoded by the coding sequence ATGGCTAACAATGATTCAGATTTGTTTTTGCAGGAAATGCTGGGGGTTACCCCACTAACCCAAGATGAGGTCTTGCAATCTAGTGGTGAATTTACTCCTACTCTAGCTCAACAAGCTAGACGAAAAGCTGCTGAGCAAGAAATGGAATATGATCCAAACTATCTTAGTATGGAGTATGTCGATTTAGTTAAGCCTGATGAGCCATTTACCTATAAAAAAGATGGCGTTCAAGATGGTGTTTATCGCAACCTAAGGCTAGGCAAATATCAAATTGATGCCACACTAAACTTACTAGGTAAGACCTTAGTAGAAGCCCGTAGCCAATTATTCAATTTTATTACTGATTGCCAACAAAGAGGTATTCGCACTTTGCTTATTCATCATGGTATGGGTAGAAAGAGCAAACCTCATCCAGCAATATTACGCAGTTACGTATTTAAATGGTTACCCGAGATGCCAATTGTTTTAGCCTGTAATACAGCACAACGTCATCATGGCGGCTATTCTGCTACTTATGTCTTATTACAAAAAAATCAGCAACAAAAGTTAGAGAACCGTGAACGACACAGTAAGCGTTAA
- the purL gene encoding phosphoribosylformylglycinamidine synthase, which produces MLILRGAPALSDFRIQKLLEQAAQSGLAISNIYAEYYHFAAVSAPLSAEEQQTLNKLLTYGPSIASHEPQGQLLVVTPRPGTISPWSSKATDIAHNCGLQQIQRLERGIAYYIRATADLDQVQLQLLSTLLHDRMMETVFSQLEQAKALFQQAEPAELTSVDILKNGRQALVEANNAMGLALAEDEIDYLYENFIKLGRNPNDIELYMFAQANSEHCRHKIFNADWTIDGVEQPKSLFKMIKNTYQQTPDYVLSAYSDNAAVMEGSTAGRFFAQPDTHNYQYHHEPIHILMKVETHNHPTAISPYPGAATGSGGEIRDEGATGIGSKPKAGLVGFSVSNLRIPGFEQPWETDFGKPDRIVSALDIMLEGPLGGAAFNNEFGRPNILGYFRTYEEQVLSHNGVEVRGYHKPIMLAGGLGNIRQEHVQKGDLLPGCKLVVLGGPAMNIGLGGSAASSMASGESAEDLDFASVQRENPEIERRCQEVIDRCWQMGKDNPIVFLHDVGAGGLSNAFPELVNDGGVGGNFELRKVPNDEPGMSPLQIWCNESQERYVMAIPADKMAIFEKICIRERAPFAVVGEATSERHLTLTDKHFGNTPIDLPLNVLLGKPPKMHRDVVSAQAAGEPLALTDVTVSDAAERLLRLPTIAEKSFLITIGDRSVTGLVARDQMVGPWQVPVANCGVTAASYDTYHGEAMAMGERTPVALLDFAASARLAVAEAITNIAATDIGGLKRIKLSANWMAAAGHPGEDAGLYAAVKAIGEELCPALEVTIPVGKDSMSMKTQWQQEGEEKTVTSPLSLVITAFARVEDVRKTVTPQLRTDKGKTHLVLIDLGAGQNRLGASCLAQVYKQLGKTPVDLDNPELLINFYQAIQQLTTEQKLLAYHDRSDGGLFVTLAEMAFAGKAGFNVDIAALGADDLAVLFSEELGAVIQVSDAELAYVQQVLAQHNLAELSHVLGTVNDSDVLNISRKQQSVYSESRTRLRCIWAETSYQMQALRDNPETAKQEFAAKADKTDPGLNVKLSFDLNEDVAAPYILKGAAPKIAILREQGVNSHVEMAAAFNRAGFSAIDVHMSDILAGRVQLTDFNGLVACGGFSYGDVLGAGEGWAKSILFNPQARKQFSDFFERDSTFSLGVCNGCQMMSNLKELIPGADLWPHFVRNKSERFEARVSLVEIQQNPSLFFAGMQGSRMPIAVSHGEGHAEFADKAAFTKADQSGTVAMRFVDHYGQVTEQYPLNPNGSVAGITALTSADGRSTIMMPHPERVFRAVANSWQPDGWQEDSPWMRMFRNARVWLG; this is translated from the coding sequence ATGTTGATCCTGCGTGGTGCACCAGCACTGTCTGATTTCAGAATCCAAAAGCTACTTGAGCAAGCTGCTCAAAGTGGTTTAGCTATCAGCAATATTTATGCTGAGTATTATCATTTTGCTGCTGTGTCAGCGCCCTTAAGCGCTGAAGAGCAACAAACCCTTAATAAATTACTGACCTATGGCCCTAGTATTGCCAGCCATGAACCACAAGGCCAGTTACTAGTAGTCACACCACGGCCTGGCACTATTTCGCCATGGTCATCTAAAGCGACCGATATTGCCCATAATTGTGGTTTACAGCAAATTCAGCGCTTAGAGCGCGGTATTGCCTATTATATCAGGGCAACGGCTGATTTGGATCAAGTGCAATTACAACTGTTATCCACTTTACTTCATGACAGAATGATGGAAACAGTTTTTAGCCAGTTAGAGCAGGCTAAAGCATTGTTTCAACAGGCAGAGCCAGCTGAGTTAACCTCAGTTGATATCCTTAAAAATGGCCGCCAAGCTTTAGTGGAGGCTAATAATGCTATGGGGTTAGCCTTAGCAGAAGATGAAATTGATTATTTATATGAAAATTTCATTAAATTAGGCCGTAACCCTAATGATATTGAATTATATATGTTTGCGCAGGCTAACTCTGAGCACTGCCGACATAAAATTTTTAATGCTGACTGGACTATAGATGGTGTTGAACAGCCTAAATCGCTGTTTAAAATGATTAAAAACACTTATCAGCAAACACCTGATTATGTTTTGTCTGCTTACAGCGATAATGCTGCGGTAATGGAAGGCTCTACTGCTGGTCGTTTTTTTGCCCAGCCTGACACTCATAATTATCAGTATCATCATGAGCCTATCCATATATTAATGAAAGTGGAAACCCATAACCACCCTACTGCTATCTCACCTTACCCTGGCGCTGCGACAGGTTCGGGCGGTGAAATTCGTGATGAGGGCGCTACCGGTATTGGTTCTAAGCCTAAAGCGGGTTTAGTGGGCTTTTCAGTATCAAACTTAAGAATACCTGGCTTTGAACAGCCATGGGAAACTGATTTTGGTAAACCAGATCGCATAGTCTCAGCTTTAGATATTATGTTAGAAGGGCCTCTAGGTGGCGCTGCTTTTAATAATGAATTTGGTCGGCCAAATATCTTAGGTTACTTCCGCACTTACGAAGAGCAAGTGCTTAGCCATAATGGTGTTGAAGTTCGTGGTTATCATAAACCAATCATGCTTGCTGGTGGTTTAGGGAATATTCGCCAAGAGCATGTGCAAAAAGGGGATTTATTACCAGGCTGCAAATTAGTGGTTTTAGGCGGCCCAGCGATGAATATCGGTTTGGGTGGTAGTGCAGCATCATCTATGGCATCGGGAGAGTCTGCTGAAGATTTAGACTTTGCCTCAGTGCAACGTGAAAACCCAGAAATTGAACGCCGCTGCCAAGAAGTTATCGACCGTTGCTGGCAAATGGGCAAAGATAACCCTATTGTATTTTTACATGACGTGGGCGCGGGTGGTTTATCTAATGCTTTCCCAGAGTTAGTTAATGACGGTGGCGTTGGCGGTAACTTTGAGTTGCGCAAGGTACCTAATGATGAACCGGGCATGTCGCCATTACAAATTTGGTGTAATGAGTCGCAAGAGCGCTATGTTATGGCGATACCTGCTGACAAGATGGCGATTTTTGAAAAAATATGTATACGTGAGCGGGCGCCTTTTGCTGTGGTCGGTGAAGCCACTTCAGAACGGCATTTAACCCTAACCGATAAGCATTTTGGTAATACTCCTATTGATTTACCATTAAATGTTTTATTAGGCAAACCTCCTAAAATGCATCGTGATGTAGTCAGTGCTCAAGCTGCAGGTGAGCCATTAGCATTAACTGATGTAACGGTATCTGATGCAGCAGAGCGGTTATTGCGCTTACCAACTATTGCTGAAAAGTCATTTTTAATCACTATTGGCGATCGTTCGGTTACAGGTTTAGTGGCACGGGATCAAATGGTTGGCCCTTGGCAAGTACCGGTAGCTAACTGTGGTGTAACAGCAGCAAGTTACGACACTTACCATGGTGAAGCCATGGCAATGGGTGAGCGTACGCCAGTAGCCTTGTTAGACTTTGCGGCATCTGCTCGCTTAGCAGTCGCTGAAGCGATTACTAATATCGCTGCAACAGACATTGGTGGCTTAAAGCGAATTAAACTATCTGCAAACTGGATGGCCGCAGCGGGTCACCCAGGTGAAGATGCTGGTTTATATGCGGCAGTAAAAGCTATTGGTGAAGAGTTATGTCCAGCACTGGAAGTGACTATACCGGTTGGTAAAGACTCAATGTCAATGAAAACCCAGTGGCAGCAAGAGGGTGAAGAAAAAACCGTTACATCACCTTTATCATTGGTCATTACTGCCTTTGCTCGAGTAGAAGATGTGCGCAAAACGGTTACACCTCAGTTGCGAACTGACAAGGGTAAAACTCACTTAGTGCTAATTGATTTAGGCGCTGGCCAAAATCGTTTAGGCGCTTCGTGTTTAGCTCAAGTATATAAGCAATTAGGCAAGACGCCGGTTGATTTAGACAACCCTGAGTTGTTAATTAACTTCTACCAAGCTATTCAGCAACTAACTACAGAGCAAAAGCTATTGGCGTACCATGATCGCTCTGATGGTGGTTTGTTTGTAACTTTGGCAGAAATGGCTTTTGCTGGTAAAGCCGGTTTTAATGTTGATATTGCTGCCTTAGGTGCAGATGATTTAGCGGTATTGTTTAGCGAAGAATTAGGTGCAGTTATTCAAGTGTCAGACGCTGAGCTAGCCTATGTACAACAAGTTTTAGCGCAACATAATTTAGCTGAGCTAAGTCATGTTTTAGGCACAGTTAATGACAGTGACGTATTAAATATTAGCCGCAAACAGCAAAGTGTGTACAGTGAAAGCCGTACTCGTTTACGCTGTATTTGGGCTGAAACTAGCTATCAAATGCAGGCATTGCGAGATAACCCTGAAACAGCAAAACAAGAGTTTGCTGCTAAAGCGGATAAAACGGATCCCGGCTTAAATGTAAAATTAAGCTTTGACTTAAATGAAGATGTTGCTGCACCTTATATCTTAAAAGGTGCAGCGCCTAAGATAGCTATCTTGCGTGAGCAAGGTGTTAACTCGCACGTTGAAATGGCCGCTGCCTTTAATCGGGCTGGGTTTAGTGCCATTGACGTTCATATGAGTGATATCTTAGCTGGTCGCGTGCAACTAACAGATTTTAATGGTTTAGTAGCGTGCGGTGGTTTCTCATACGGTGACGTTTTAGGCGCGGGTGAAGGTTGGGCTAAATCTATTTTATTTAATCCACAAGCTCGTAAGCAATTTAGCGACTTCTTTGAGCGTGACAGCACCTTCTCTCTAGGGGTGTGTAACGGTTGCCAGATGATGTCTAACTTAAAAGAGCTGATCCCTGGCGCCGATTTATGGCCACATTTTGTGCGCAATAAATCAGAGCGCTTTGAGGCTCGAGTAAGCTTAGTTGAAATTCAACAAAATCCATCATTGTTCTTTGCTGGAATGCAAGGATCTCGGATGCCAATCGCCGTATCACACGGTGAAGGTCATGCTGAATTTGCTGATAAAGCGGCGTTTACTAAAGCTGATCAAAGTGGCACTGTGGCGATGCGTTTTGTTGACCATTATGGTCAAGTTACTGAGCAATATCCATTAAACCCTAATGGTTCAGTTGCAGGTATTACGGCGTTAACTTCTGCCGATGGTCGTTCTACTATTATGATGCCACACCCAGAGCGAGTATTCCGTGCGGTAGCTAACTCTTGGCAGCCTGATGGCTGGCAAGAAGATAGCCCTTGGATGCGGATGTTCCGTAATGCGCGAGTCTGGTTGGGTTAA
- a CDS encoding DUF3300 domain-containing protein yields MKRLLMQLSYAMTVCLMLLLSPVTAIAADNTISEAELDQMLAPIALYPDTVLTHIIIAATYPLEVVQADRWAKRNSKLSSQAAVNAVEDENWDPSVKALIAFPQILARLSDDLSWTEQLGEAFLQDETTVLARVQLLRQKADKQGFLNDTKHLVVERERDVIIIEPARKEVIYVPVYDTRVVYGNWWWPAYPPVYWHNAATRYNRSSLNWGVSVNVNPWFYFGVFDWHQRHIIVNHNYYYAPPRYYPRRRVHFTASNRWYHDSYHRRGVHYRNNRLNERYNGGYGPKQSTREYKGQANTNNRHVNSQTRETRPTYQRRSAEQVAIPHRNINQAVPNRSHSRQDTVINNRRDRDNTTTTREIRTAPRDNTLPVDRVKPIEQIHTRRFQQTEDTRINVRKQPINTSQLREQQASSQPQIRQSIPQQRANPPTRPAPQIRNAPERQVTPSVVRESRSQAQRQTITTRRQEHRNID; encoded by the coding sequence ATGAAACGCTTACTGATGCAATTAAGTTATGCGATGACAGTTTGCTTAATGCTGCTCCTTAGCCCTGTCACTGCTATAGCAGCAGATAATACCATTTCTGAAGCAGAACTGGATCAAATGCTCGCCCCCATAGCACTCTACCCTGACACAGTATTAACCCATATTATAATTGCTGCGACTTATCCATTAGAAGTGGTACAAGCTGACCGCTGGGCCAAGCGCAATAGCAAGCTAAGCAGCCAAGCTGCAGTTAATGCTGTAGAAGATGAAAACTGGGACCCTAGCGTTAAAGCCTTAATAGCTTTTCCGCAAATTTTGGCTCGCTTAAGTGACGATTTAAGCTGGACTGAACAACTAGGAGAAGCCTTTTTACAAGATGAAACTACAGTACTCGCTCGCGTGCAGTTGTTACGGCAAAAAGCAGATAAACAAGGCTTTTTAAACGACACTAAACATCTAGTTGTTGAACGTGAGCGTGACGTTATTATTATAGAGCCTGCTCGCAAAGAAGTTATCTATGTGCCGGTTTATGACACTCGTGTTGTTTATGGTAACTGGTGGTGGCCGGCTTACCCACCGGTTTATTGGCATAATGCTGCAACCCGTTATAACAGAAGCTCCCTTAATTGGGGGGTCAGTGTTAATGTAAATCCTTGGTTCTACTTCGGTGTATTTGACTGGCATCAGCGCCATATAATAGTTAATCATAACTATTATTATGCACCGCCACGTTATTATCCAAGACGTAGGGTGCACTTTACCGCCAGTAACCGCTGGTATCATGATAGTTATCATCGTCGCGGTGTTCATTATCGTAACAACCGGTTAAATGAACGCTATAATGGTGGTTATGGTCCAAAACAGTCTACTCGTGAATACAAAGGCCAAGCTAATACCAATAATCGCCACGTTAATAGCCAAACACGGGAAACAAGACCAACTTATCAGCGTCGTTCAGCTGAGCAAGTTGCGATCCCACATCGCAATATTAATCAAGCTGTGCCTAATCGAAGTCATAGCCGGCAAGATACTGTTATTAATAATCGCCGCGATCGCGATAATACAACAACTACGCGCGAGATACGTACTGCCCCTCGCGATAATACCCTGCCGGTTGATAGAGTTAAGCCGATAGAACAAATTCATACCCGTCGCTTTCAGCAAACTGAAGATACGCGTATTAACGTGAGAAAACAGCCTATTAATACCTCACAGCTGCGTGAGCAACAAGCTAGCAGTCAGCCCCAGATTCGCCAATCAATACCGCAGCAAAGAGCTAACCCACCAACTCGCCCTGCACCGCAGATAAGAAATGCACCAGAACGACAAGTAACGCCATCTGTAGTACGCGAATCTCGGTCGCAAGCACAGAGACAAACCATCACTACGCGGCGCCAAGAACATCGTAATATTGATTAA
- a CDS encoding GNAT family N-acetyltransferase, whose product MATPKVNKSNETLVTTWYLDYQGPALNPVTWPTGVQLVEAEIVCPELNQFFFRTVGGPWRWYSRLNWSYQQWRTYLEQQQVRTWLLWNKGTPAGYIELVKHQDNSVEIMFFGLLPQFVGQGLGKKLAQQAVYLANAWQATKVWLHTCSADHPAALHNYQKVGFVITNSQEALEQLPTIDDKQLLTENFVYSSLAFHAKSAG is encoded by the coding sequence ATGGCAACCCCTAAAGTGAATAAATCAAATGAAACCTTAGTAACTACCTGGTATTTAGATTATCAAGGTCCAGCTCTAAACCCCGTGACTTGGCCAACTGGAGTGCAATTAGTAGAGGCTGAAATCGTCTGTCCTGAATTAAATCAGTTCTTTTTCAGAACAGTGGGTGGCCCTTGGCGCTGGTATAGCCGATTAAATTGGAGTTATCAGCAATGGCGGACGTATTTAGAGCAACAACAAGTAAGAACTTGGCTGTTGTGGAACAAGGGGACGCCAGCTGGATATATTGAGTTGGTGAAACATCAAGACAATAGTGTAGAAATTATGTTTTTTGGTTTATTACCACAGTTTGTCGGTCAAGGACTAGGTAAAAAGCTAGCTCAACAAGCGGTATATTTAGCCAATGCTTGGCAAGCAACAAAAGTATGGTTACACACCTGTAGTGCTGATCACCCAGCTGCTTTACATAACTATCAAAAAGTTGGCTTTGTTATAACAAACAGCCAAGAAGCATTAGAGCAACTGCCAACTATCGATGATAAACAGCTTTTAACAGAAAATTTTGTCTATAGTTCTTTAGCCTTTCATGCCAAAAGTGCTGGCTAA
- the mltF gene encoding membrane-bound lytic murein transglycosylase MltF: MLKSSFWLLLLIILIGCSPEQPSSQLKQIYARDSIRVGILHGPTSYYVGVDGPIGFELELSQALADKLGVQLELFPSYQLEDLLQKLATGKVDYIAGGLTLTEQRQAQFRATPAYRWINEVLVFRQGETWPRSLSELTAPIVVKDSSHAETLRQLQQENPDLVWQEEPILDSDEILQQVIDGEVAYTITDSNQLALNRRFYPKLSLAMTVKDNLPVSWLLADNNDDSLFTVLIEFFGNVYQNGNLIALEDKYFGHVQEFDYVDTLAYIDAIEQTLPQYRPWFEHYSGELDWRLLAAVSYQESHWNPVAKSPTGVRGLMMLTLPTAKQMGVTSRLDPEQSIRGGSRYLHRLFSRIPERIAMPDRLWFALASYNIGWGHVEDARKLSQAMGADPDKWLEVKPQLPLLRQRRYYQHTKYGFARGDEAVTYVENIRRYYDTLLWVDERQQAEQRIEQQKLRLSEQLDSVTLPPITPEVEPESALKPEPEHNNF; the protein is encoded by the coding sequence ATGCTAAAAAGTAGCTTTTGGTTACTATTATTAATTATATTAATTGGCTGTTCCCCTGAACAACCTTCTAGTCAATTAAAACAAATTTATGCTCGTGATAGTATAAGAGTAGGCATTTTGCATGGCCCAACCAGTTATTATGTTGGGGTAGATGGCCCTATTGGTTTTGAGTTAGAGCTTAGCCAAGCCCTAGCAGATAAACTTGGTGTTCAGTTAGAGTTATTTCCTAGTTATCAATTAGAAGACTTACTGCAAAAACTGGCCACTGGTAAAGTTGACTATATAGCAGGAGGTTTAACTTTAACCGAGCAGCGACAAGCACAATTTAGAGCCACCCCTGCTTATCGCTGGATTAATGAGGTATTAGTATTTCGCCAAGGCGAGACTTGGCCTCGTTCTTTAAGTGAATTAACCGCGCCTATAGTAGTAAAAGACAGTAGCCATGCTGAAACTTTACGTCAATTACAACAAGAAAACCCTGATTTAGTCTGGCAAGAAGAACCCATTTTAGATTCTGACGAAATCTTGCAACAAGTTATAGATGGCGAAGTTGCTTATACTATTACCGACTCTAACCAGCTAGCATTAAACCGACGGTTTTACCCTAAACTCAGCTTAGCTATGACGGTCAAAGATAATCTTCCCGTTAGCTGGTTACTAGCAGATAACAACGATGATTCTTTATTTACGGTGTTAATTGAGTTTTTTGGTAATGTTTATCAAAATGGTAATTTAATTGCCTTAGAAGATAAATATTTTGGCCATGTGCAAGAGTTTGATTATGTTGATACTTTAGCTTATATCGACGCCATAGAACAAACTTTGCCCCAGTATCGGCCTTGGTTTGAGCATTACTCAGGTGAGTTAGATTGGCGTTTACTTGCCGCGGTTAGTTATCAAGAGTCTCATTGGAACCCAGTGGCAAAAAGCCCTACTGGGGTGCGTGGTTTAATGATGTTAACCTTGCCAACAGCAAAACAAATGGGCGTAACCAGTCGGCTTGATCCCGAACAGAGCATTAGAGGTGGTAGTCGTTACTTGCATCGTTTATTTAGCCGTATTCCTGAGCGGATCGCTATGCCCGATCGATTATGGTTTGCTTTAGCTTCCTACAACATAGGCTGGGGCCATGTTGAAGATGCCCGTAAACTTAGCCAAGCTATGGGCGCAGATCCTGACAAATGGCTCGAAGTAAAACCACAGTTACCTTTACTGCGACAACGCCGTTATTATCAACACACTAAGTATGGGTTTGCTAGAGGCGATGAAGCCGTGACTTATGTTGAAAATATTCGTCGCTATTATGATACCTTGCTCTGGGTAGACGAACGCCAACAAGCAGAACAAAGAATAGAACAACAAAAGCTTCGCTTAAGTGAACAGCTTGACTCAGTAACACTGCCGCCTATTACACCAGAGGTTGAGCCAGAGAGTGCTCTTAAGCCTGAACCCGAACATAACAATTTTTAA